The genomic interval ACTGTCCTCAAAGTCGTGGACAACTCAGGGGCAAAGAAGGTGATGTGCATACAAGCTTTGAAGGCGAGGAAGAAAGGGGCTAGATTGGGAGACACAATTGTTGCATCAGTAAAGGAAGCCCATCCAAATGGAAAAGTGAAGAAAGGAAAGGTAGTGTATGGTGTGGTCGTTCGTGCTGCCATGCAACGAGGCCGCTGTGATGGAAGTGAGGTCAAGTTTGATGACAATGCTGTTGTTCTAGTTGACAAGCAGGGGCAGCCGATTGGAACTAGAGTGTTTGGACCAGTCCCACATGagttgagaaagaaaaagcatgttaagattctcagtttggcAGAGCACATTGCCTGAGTTGCACAATG from Argentina anserina chromosome 2, drPotAnse1.1, whole genome shotgun sequence carries:
- the LOC126783894 gene encoding 50S ribosomal protein HLP, mitochondrial, with the translated sequence MAAALASRCSRVGRSFLGGLGSNWSGLLSASNEMTCNTFLSQQQRNFIQMRTVLKVVDNSGAKKVMCIQALKARKKGARLGDTIVASVKEAHPNGKVKKGKVVYGVVVRAAMQRGRCDGSEVKFDDNAVVLVDKQGQPIGTRVFGPVPHELRKKKHVKILSLAEHIA